Sequence from the Suncus etruscus isolate mSunEtr1 chromosome 1, mSunEtr1.pri.cur, whole genome shotgun sequence genome:
GGGTTCTTTAAGGGAGCTGTAGAAGTGTTCAGGAGCATGGCAAGAAGGAGGCTTTTCCAGGGGCCTGATTTCCATGGTTCACCCACAGCTTGCTAACCTTCCTGCCTTTCAGATATATAAGTGgatggacaactttgtaactgagcATTCAGATATCGTCTCAAAAATTCGGATTGGACGCAGTGTTGAAAATCGGTCCATCTTTGTCCTAAAGGTAAATCTCACAGGGCTGGTCAGTGGATCAgagtctcttttttaaaaaaaaatctttatttaagcatcatgattacaaacattactgTAGTTAGGttttcccccttcaccagtgcaatcttctcaccaccaatgcccccatctccctcctcgcctattccctgcctgtcttggagacagacattctctttctctcactcactaccattgtcatgatagttgtcatgaCAACTACATAACTAGTACACTATATaactagtgtagttatttctctaactgaactcaccactctttgtggtgagcttcatatcgtgggctggtccttctggccctcatctctattgtctctgggcattattgcaagaatgtattttatttttcttaaaacctatacataagtgagactattctgtgtgtgcctctctctacctctggcttatttcactcagcataatagctttcatgtccatccatatataggaaattttcatgacttcattttttcctgacagctgcatagtattccattgtatatatgtaccacagtttctttagtcactcatctgttgttggccatatgggttgtttccagattctggctattgtaaatagtgctgcagtgaatattgCAGAAGTGCAGAAGTCTTTAGCCTAAGACTGAGCTTCAGGGCTGGGAGTTTTAGGGGAGAAACCCATCTGTATCTTCTTGTTTTCAGGGAACCTCCACACTTGAGTATTGTGGTGTTTAGAGGCCTACCCCAGCAAGTACAGGCAGGTGACAGTGTGGTGACAGGGTCAGGAATCTGGACAGGAAGCAGGTTTGGAGGGACAGATCTGAAGAGTAGCAGTTGGCCCACATTGAGCCTGCCTGTTCCTGTTACTGCACTGGCCTCCTCATCACTTGTTAATGACCCAGGTCCATGGGTCTCATGTAGAGACCAGAGATGAAAGGAATACTGCCCAGACTTCACAGAGACCACTGCAGAACCAAGTTGGGGCAGATGGAGCAAGATGATTGGGCATGAAGGAGGCATAGCATGTAGAGACCCCAGGAAAATGACTTCGTATATGTGGCTCCCCCCAACCAAAAGCATGCAGGAGACCACAGGCCCTGAGTCACTCCTGGGTCTCTCCataatattgtgtgtgtgtgtgtgcatatttctgtgtgtctgtgtatgtgcaCATTCTTTTGAAGGCTCTAGACCACATCACCTGCTCCTTGTATTTGCCTGTTCCACTTCTCCTATGGCCCCCATAAATCCTCTTGGCCATTGTTCAAGACTTGGCTACTCAAAGCCTATTCCTTGCCCTCACAACTCTAGCCATGCCACCATCGGACCTTGTAAATTAGAGTCTGAGATCCTTAGGGTGTTCCTGAGCCTTTAAACCTTGGAGAAGCACTTACCTATCTAAGATGCCTTCAAATCCAGGGAATTCCCAGATTCTAGCTGGATGATTCCTCTGAGGGGTCAATCATGAGATCATGAATAAACCCATTCCCAAGTGCATCTACCCTGTAGGGTACCCCGACTGTCCTGGGCAGAAGGATACACCACAGGGACATTCCTATGGCCACTTCAGTTCACACCTATTGGGGGCCTGATGCTTTTTTCCAGTTCAGCACTGGAGGTTCTCTGCGCCCTGCCATCTGGATTGACACAGGAATTCATGCCCGGGAATGGATCACTCATGCCACTGGCATCTGGATAGCCAAGAAGGTTTGCATAGAAGTTGGGTGCATAGGGAATACCAGACTCTTTAAGGGCacctttaaagttttttttctagggtgctggagagatggctcaatgaATGGGAATGCAGGCTTTGCCTGCAAGAGGCTTGGTTCCATTCTGGGcactacatggtcctccaagcactctcaggagcgactcctgagcatggctgagtgtgaccaaaCTCAAGTTTATTCAATTTCTTGTTATAAtttttgtagtgccagggatgtCATCCATATGAAGCAGATGCTATATTCAATTTTGACTTTAGTTAGATTCTCTCCCTTGGCTCTCTACTGTTACTTATACAGAGTTCTGTTCACATGTCTTCTGCCCTCTAGTCCTTAGAAACccagccttggggctggagagatagtagagggagtaaggaacttgccttgcatgcagctggcctgggtttaatttccagaaacacatgtggtccctgagccttaccatgaatgattcatgagcacagagtcagaagtaaccctgtgGCTCAGCACAGAGCACTACTTACTCTTGCAAGtggaggtcctgggttcaattccttccACTCTTGTACTGTCCCCTCTGCCCTCCCTTCCCCCTATCCCCAAGCCTTGAACTCACATGGAGGTTGTTCCTAATGCTGTGTGTGTGCATCCCTTTCTCACAGATTGTCATCGAGTATGGCAAAGACCAGGTTCTGAGCCAGATCCTGAACACAATGGACATCTTCCTGGAGATTGTCTCCAACCCGGATGGGTTTGCCTTTACCCACAGCATGGTGAGGACCTTGAGtgggatttggggaggggggcacataTGGCAGCACTtcagttacttctagctctgcacccagaaattactcctggcatgctcaggggaccatataggatgctggggatcattcTGGGGTCAgcatatacaagacaaatgccctaccctccatgctatcactctggaccccaaaTCCCTAAGCTTTGGGAAGCTGGTTTGAGTGTGCTGAGCTGTGAGTGCTGGACTGTATGTGAGgggctgtatgtgtgtgtgtgtgtgtgtgtgtctgtgtgtatctctgtgtgtgtctgtgtggttgTGTACAGGTCCCATTTTAAGCTTCTTGCAGAGAGTAGGCTCTTTAGGTTCAGTGGAGCTTTGCTCTCTGACCTCTTCCTTCTGCTTAGGGGGAGGCAGGTCTCTCATACCCCGACTTTGACTACTCAAAGAGAACTTCAGTCTCAGTCCAGCCCATGCAGCTCTGGAGACCCCTCCTTGTCCCTGAGAACTTCTCATTGGGCCAGGCTGTCAGAGACACCTGCCCCCCCTCCCAGTTCCACCTTGGGAATGGCTCAATGAATAAGGTTCCTTCTTCTGGGCTTTCTCAGAACCGCTTGTGGCGGAAGAACAAGTCTACCAGGCCTGGAATCTTCTGCATCGGGGTGGATCTGAACAGGAACTGGGAGTCAGGCTTTGGAGGTATGGCAAGTTGCTGGCCTGGGGTGTGAGTCTGGAGATGGACTTGGTCTTATCTCCCACAAACTCGGTGAGGTTGACTCATGGGCTAGGAAGAGGTGGTCAGGTGAGGAGAGTGAGTCATGTCAGGGCCAGGTGAGACAATGAGTGGAAATTGCCCTTGTGTGGCCAGTGTGTTTGCATGCAGCACCTTGCTAGGAGACATACTTCCTGCAGGTGGCCTAACTGCCAGGCACAGATCCAATATGGCAGGGAAAGGCTTAGGGCTTGTGAGTGTTCAGAATTGGCAAAGCCCAGGATTAGTGGTAGCTCCTCACATATGCTAAGTCCTCTCTTGAGACCTTACATCATAAGAAAAATGCCTCTAAACTCTTTCCTCCAAGTTGTGACTTAAATGGTACCCtatatgttgcaagtcagtccctgaagaggttgactgatggagggatggaggatgaggtctttcccctttaGCTCAGAGcaagcgtctgccaccctgtctagccgacggttctgaggtgaaatggcgggtaaacagctcgcagacagtcaggcgtgtggaaatattagctttattcagcgaacaagactgaagtccaaagcctcagcatcagttcctgccaaaagcctcccgccttccacagacccttgtttttatcccccagaatcaggtaccacccaatggtgggatcagataccacccaatggtggaagcagaatcaggtactaccctagggtggggtcagaatgccaggtcacaccctagggtagggcacaatcaccgatcaggttagggtcagtaacataataatcccctaaaatatttaaatacacaacacctataaaaaagtcaattcctagggccagagagatggcacagaggtagtgTGTGTGCCTTCCACGCAGCCGATCcatgatggatggtggttcaaatcccgacatcccatatggtcccctgagcctgccaggagtgatttctgaacacagagccaggagtaacccctgagcatcgccgggtgtgacccaaaaacaaacaaacaaacaaaaaacccaaaaccaaaacaaaacagtcaaTTCCTTGGTGTCAAGACTGACTAAAGCCTCAGTTTTAAGTCTAGATGTGGTGACAGGAACCTAGGTCTAAGGTACCTACCAGTATCTATGAGGCTATCTAACCCCAGGGAAACCTGGATCTCTCTTCCATGGACTTGAGCATTGTTGCCTGATGACTTCTGTTCCTGGCATGGAATAAGGGACAATGGGGGCCAGGGAGGGACTGTGGAGGATCCTTGCCATTCTGCCCGGGAGCACAGTGATCTGCTGGGTAGGTtgatgaggtgagctggaacctgTGGAGCCAATGGTGGTATGGGCCAAGGGATGTGCAGGTTGGGTTCCGGGAGGTGTCGGCCTATAGAGGCAGAACATTGCCTTTGTCTTGGAAACTCTGAAAGAAGGACAACTCTGGGGTTGCTGGAGGAAGGCCCCTGGCTTATGATGGCATGAAGGTGCTCCAAACCCAGGACTGTCAGCCAATTCCAAAAATGAGCTCCAAACAACACTCACCTCAGGTGGACCCTTCAGTACTAGCAGTGTCCATGGACCCCAAGATAGGTGAGCTGTTGGAAAGACAAATGAACctgaaagaaaataacttttttgagCCGCACTGTGGAAGAATGTAAATCAGTGCATACAAAatgtaatctctctctctctctctctctctctctctctctctctctctctctctctctctctctctctctctctctctctctctctctctctcaatgtaGGTGTAGGGAAGATAAAAAGCTTGAGGAGACAAAGAGCTCCCCTAATCCCACTACCCAAAAATTACAGCTCTCAATAATTTACCATGTCCTCCCAACGATCTCTTTTTGTTACAAATCAAatttttagagaagaaaaaataaatagctaaTGAATCCATTAGCAGGTACTCGTGAAACATGCCTGCTCAGAGGACCTGGGAACAGAGAGAGGCAGGCGCTAATTCCCATTTGGTCAGGGAAAGATTAGTTTATTCTGCTGAGCTCAAACCAGAACTAATGGCCTCAAGTGTTTCTCCATATTTGGACAAAGCCACCTGGCCGTTGGCAGGGGAACGGCTTTGCCGGCTGGGCTGCTGTGACAGACACCACTTCCACACATCCTCTTCCCCCGCCCCCGCCACTCTGCTCATCTGTTGCTACTTGTCATTCATCCCCAGTAGCAGGTGCGCAAACTCCTGCAGATACAACACACAGGGTCCCAGTGCTGGGGCTTGAGGGGCAGGCTCCAGATTGTGGGGAGCCTCACTCTCTGCAGATAGAATGCCTTTTCACCACCTACGCTACCCAGATGAGCTCCTGCAAACAAACCCACAGAGACCTGGAAGCCTAAGTTCACAGAGTGATGGGGCTGGTGGTTACCTGCGGTGCCCTCAACTACCCTTTTGGGGAGAAGTTTGCTGAAATCGTGCATCAATGGAGGTAGCCTATGTAGGCTAACTGCTGCTCTGGGCTTCATGGAGGATTCTCTGGCACCTTCAGCAGACTTTAGATGTGGGGCTGAGTCCTGACCTCTGGGCTGGGCTCATAGAGATTCATTTGAGGGGAGGACTAGGGGAAGAAAAGAATAGTTACCCCCCAAATGTCTATAATCCACAGAACTTGCTCTGTCTCCTTGGGCCCTGGGGAGAATggcagaagggaggagggaagaagaagcaAAGGattttgcaggggtctcaaactcgtggccctcgggccgcaaatggccctccatacaacattttgtggccctgccctagaggaatctttttttgttttgttttgttttgttttagttgtttgggtcacacccccaaatgttcaaggcttattactgactttgcactcaaggatcaccccgactttgcctcctgcgacccgcaggtaaattgagtttgagacccctggattaggggtacagtaggtaggacgattgccttgcatatatgggattgatccaggtttgatccctagcaccccatatggtcttctgagcctgcaggagtgatctcCTGTGTacagaaccctgagcacagtgggcacaaacaaatcaacaacaataaaatattagagaTTCTCATGGGGATAAGGAGGGAAGGTGGAGTTTGACTAGAGGGCATGTGGCTTGGATCCTAGCACTGCATGGCTCCACAAGGTCCCCTCCAGGAGCACTGAGCTGCAAGTTACCCACAAGCACTATTGGGTGtcactcaaaagcaaacaaaaaaagagggtcaGGCAGCAAAGAATCTGGGAGGAGCAATGAACAAACTACAAttgtaagcaaaataaaaacaaagctctGCTCTGTCCTTTTCCCCAGTGTGAGTCCCCaagaataattttcaaagacCTCCTGGTTCCAGCCTTGGGGCACCACAGGGTTCTATTGTCTCTTTTCCTGGCAGTGGAGTTTCCCAGGGCTCTGATTGTGGTAAAACTTGAGAAGACACCAAGGCCAGGCACTTTGCTAGCAGCCAAGTCCATCCCACAGCATGGAGGGTCCACAGTGGAGGCTCAGTTTAAGGGGGGTCACTAGAGAAAAGTGTGTTTGGAACGAAGACCTTCAGAAGCAGCTActgaggcaggctgggggcaTGCCCTCTACCACTAGACTATGTCTCGGTCCCAGCTTGCCTTTCTAGTGGAAGCACAATGGGGATTTTTACCAACAGGTCCATTAAGGCATCTCTATCCTAGGCTATGGAGTAGCTGAATATGCTCAGGCTCCATATTGCTGAAGATTAGGGATGCAGCTATAACAAGTATCTCCTCAAAATCTCGGTGGTTTAGcaacaaatgtttttctttcatgcACCCCAAGAAGGCTGGATGCATGATTGATAGAGGGATACAGGCATTTCTTTGATGAGAGTTTTCTGTGTCCAACCTCACAGATAGACGAGACTGGAGACATTCACACTTGGCTCTGAAGACTCTTGAAGGACAAGGACCCTTCAGTTCTGCTCACATTCCCTTGGGTGGGAAAGTCTTCACAGCCAACCTATAGagcaggggagaagggagatgccTCCCTTGAATAGACTTGGGAATTCTGATCTTTTGGGTGGTTTTGATGTCGCTTCCAGGAAATGGTTCTAACGAGAACCCCTGCTCAGAGACTTACCATGGGCCTGCCCCTGAGTCGGAGCCTGAGGTGGCTGCCATCGTGAAGTTTATCACGACCCATGGGAATGTCAAGGCTCTGATCTCCATCCACAGCTACTCTCAGATGCTCATGTACCCTTATGGCCGTTCACTGGAGCCCGTTTCGAACTACAAGGAGTTGGTGAGAATAGCTGCTTGGGGCCTGGGAAGGCAGATGGGAGATTGCCTATGGTATTGGTTCATCTCTGCCTATCTGTGATAGGCAGGTGGAGGAGCTGCTTCTCATGAATGATCAGGAAGAAAGACATGCTCCTCCTCAGACCCATGCACACAACTATAGTCATGTCAGGAGGGATAGGTGCAGAGACTTGGGGAGTCCCAGACTCTTACCTACTGGGCATACTCTTGCAGTACAATCTCGCCAAGGATGCTGTGCAGGCCCTGAGAGCTGTCCATGGGATCGATTACCTTTACGGCAGCATTAGCACCACCCTCTGTGAGTGAACCCTTTACCAGCCGCAGATACTTCCACCCTCCTGGAGAACTACAGGCCTCACTGGCCCCGGATTAGAGCCTCTAATGCAGCTGGTTAAGACCAGACTGATTCTAACTTTGGCTAGAGGGGGCATGGGGTTAACGAGAAAGCAGCTGCGTTTCTTGGCAGGATTAATGGATGCATAGTTCCCAAAGTCCTGATTAGCTATGTCATTTCTTGAGGGGAAAGACCCTAGCTTTGGTGGTCTCAAAGAGCTTTCTTCCAGCCAGGCCATAATTAGGTCTGGTGGCCAGAAGCCTAAGTCCACTTTCGACTCAGGACTCCTCTTTGTCATGTTATAACATCTCGCTCTTCCTTTTGGGGACAATTCTTTGCCCTTTTATTTCCAGATGTGGCCAGTGGAATCACCGTGGACTGGGCCTATGACAGTGGAATCAAATATTCCTTTAGTTTTGAGCTCCGGGACACGGGGCGCTACGGTTTCCTGCTTCCAGCCACACAGATCATCCCCACAGCCCAAGAGACTTGGATGGCACTCATGGCCATCATGGAGCATGCCCTGAATCACCCCTACTAGCAACAGACAAGGCCTGAGTCTCCTCCTAAACCCCAATGTATGtttcccctcaccctcccctgaccccttaaaaaataaaaccaagtctGAATAATCTTGGAACTGATGGTCGCCTCTGTGTTGAGATGGGCATGGGAAAACTTGAGCTGCCTCTCACTTCCTGGGCATTCACTATAAGGCATGGGGGGTGATATCTCTCTTCTCTTAATTCTGTGATATCTGGATCTCAGACAAATGACTCATCCCCAGAAACATCTTGAAGAACTATGCTGGTTGAACCAGCACCTTTGGTTCTAGTCTGCAGTTTGTTGAAAGGAATGAGACAAACAGTGATTGTCCAAGTGACAAGCTCGTTGCATACCCCCGAGAGGGATAGTTTGGGCTTATTCATTTAGTTTCAGCATCGTTTTCCCCTGGCTCCCATCCTGAGGCCTTAATATACAGTTGAAGTACAAAGTTATTGACATACAGCTAATGTACAAGACTGGGGCATTTACATAGATGTGGCCATCCATCAACAGGGCCCTTTAAAGTAAAGCGTTTAAAGTAAAGTTGAAAGCAGTGAAGTCATGATAATCGCCTAGCAGATGCATGGTTCTTGTTTGGGTGCACATTTCAAGTCCTCATTGTCTAAATTGGGCTAAACCTGTTCTACCCCAGAGTTTTACTCCAAAGTCCTGACTTTGGGGTTTTAATTAGGGGGACATTTTTTTGCACAATTCATGTTTAGCATttgttttaactttaaattttcaaTCAAAGTTCTATTAAGGAACcacgatttacaaagttcttgatAGTTGAGTTTAAGATGCCACATTAAGTGAATTGAGCCACAAATGGTATTTCAAGGGGGTCCTAGAGGGAACAGTGTTGAGACTCAAGGAGTAGATAAGGGGGGGATGGTCTCCACAGAATCTGCACTTCTGCCTGCTTCCATTTCCAGAAGATAGGGGCACTGTACCTAGTCTTGTCACACACACCCACACTCAATGATCCATTCACTCAATAAATGCTTGTGAATAGGTCACCAATGTCTGATTCCTAGGAGCTGTGAAGGAGATAGGGGGAAACACTGTCCACCTCCTTCTCTCCTCAGAGGCATCATGGCAGTTAGGTCCCGAGCACTTGCTCCAAACCAATGATTCTCAGCCAAGGGCCATGGCTTCCTGTGGGAAGAATCAAGGTTTCGTTTATCAGAGCCAGATCTTTTGTCTGTTGCTGCAAAAGAAAAGGATCCAGGGGTCAACTTGTTGCTCCCTGGGCAACTCAGAATCCTTGGATGTTACTACCAAAACAAGAAGAAAGTAGGGTAAAATAAGAGCAAGCCTGATTTTCCTCTTAATCTATAAAGGgggaaagaatttttgtttgcgggcccggagagatagcacagcggtgtttgccttgcaagcagccgatccaggaccaaaggtggttggttcgaatcccggtgacccatatggtcccctgtgcctgccagaagctatttctgagcagacagccaggagtaacccctgagcaccaccgggtgtggcccaaaaaccaaaaaaaaaaaaaaaaaaaaaaaaaagaatttttgtttgcttgcttgtttctgGATCAGAATACTGCCTgtctttgcacttaggaatcacttctggtggtgtatgggagaacatatgggattccagggatagaattagattggccatgtgcaaggcaatcaccttacttgctatgctatctctccaaaagGGGTCAATCTTTGAGCCAGTCAGTAAAATGGGGAGATTGGTGACCCAAAGTCCAGGTGTAACCATTTCCAGTATGGCATCTGAATAACTGGTTAGTGATGTCCATGCAAGGCATCTGCAAGGGCCACTCAATAGTGGGGAGGAATCGTTCTGTGATTTAGCTCTAAGATTGGTGAGTGATGTATGGTCTTAGAGTGGAGTAAGAAGACTGAGATGTCGGCCAGGCAGCCCATCCAGCAGCCAAGGTAGCCCAACGGAAATCAAGAGGGACCTGAGGTGACATGTTTAAAAACATCCCTAGGTACTTTCCAGGGAAAGATCCAGCCACAGAGAAGGACAAAATCTCAATTTCCTAAAGAGGTTGAGCTGCTGTTGCTTTAAAACTGGAAGTGACTTGAGTGAGCAAGAATTTCCCAGCTAAAGGTTTTTCTTCTTAGTAGATATTCAAAGTCATGAGTTAATATGAGCTATAGGTAAATTAAGCAAGTTAAACCTTTGCACACTGGAGTCCGTGTTTATGCCAtctgttcaaatatttttatttcatcctttGGGGGGAGTATATGACAGTATTAATAAGCTCCCTTTTCAGATAAGAGAAGCATGATTTGGAGAGGATTTTAAAGAGctgatgagaccattctgctgaGAGATTTGAACTTGGGCTTATCTAAATTTAAATCAcctcatgcatgcatgcatgccaggcatgtgcttcAGACCTTTGAGCTACTTTCCTAACCCCCAGGGACTTGTTTTTCTAGGCAGTAGAATCTTTGTGAAGCAACAGGCCCACAAAAATCAGGGCaaattatacatagatggacatggagactatcatgctaagagaatgagtcagagggagagggacagacatagaatgatcacattcatttttgggatatatatatatatatatatatatatatatatatatacacacacacacacacacatagtatCTGAATAATAcgcaaagacaatagaaatg
This genomic interval carries:
- the CPA5 gene encoding carboxypeptidase A5 codes for the protein MWGAPGRGLAPVEGQTFLVCSLILAAAWGQMNFTGDQVLRVMAKNEKDLSLIRALEFLKPQKVDFWRGPARPNLPVDMRIPFSELKDIKAYLNAHGIAYSIMIKDIQVLLNEERAAMAKSRRLERRVRSANSFSYSSYHTLEEIYKWMDNFVTEHSDIVSKIRIGRSVENRSIFVLKFSTGGSLRPAIWIDTGIHAREWITHATGIWIAKKIVIEYGKDQVLSQILNTMDIFLEIVSNPDGFAFTHSMNRLWRKNKSTRPGIFCIGVDLNRNWESGFGGNGSNENPCSETYHGPAPESEPEVAAIVKFITTHGNVKALISIHSYSQMLMYPYGRSLEPVSNYKELYNLAKDAVQALRAVHGIDYLYGSISTTLYVASGITVDWAYDSGIKYSFSFELRDTGRYGFLLPATQIIPTAQETWMALMAIMEHALNHPY